A genomic window from Streptomyces brevispora includes:
- a CDS encoding ABC transporter ATP-binding protein produces MSEQLEKNQVVLEARGVTKHFAVRRTGRDLLAGKRRTVHAVDDVSLKLRRGTVTALVGESGSGKSTVARLLAQLYPLTEGEIHLGGQPVKAGRGRSFRSYVRRVQLIFQDPFASLNPVHTVRYHLTRALKIHGRAGSGEAELEQNLTALLNRVQLTPPHQYLDKFPHELSGGQRQRVAIARALGADPQVLLADEPVSMLDVSIRLGVLNLLKDLKDRMHLAILYITHDIASARYFADSTLVMYAGRIVEGGDSETVTQRPAHPYTQLLIASAPDPDRVVAEEEQEETGSGEPPSLIAPPAGCRFHPRCPKAMERCRTELPPRFDLADGQWAACWLYADGAGHTSDHEKEAAK; encoded by the coding sequence ATGTCTGAACAGCTCGAAAAGAACCAAGTCGTGCTCGAAGCACGCGGAGTCACCAAACACTTCGCCGTACGGCGCACCGGCCGCGATCTCCTCGCGGGCAAGCGCCGTACCGTCCACGCCGTCGACGACGTCTCGCTGAAACTGCGGCGCGGCACCGTCACGGCACTGGTGGGGGAGTCGGGCTCCGGGAAGTCCACCGTCGCCAGGCTGCTCGCTCAGCTGTATCCGCTCACCGAGGGCGAGATCCACCTGGGCGGGCAGCCGGTGAAGGCCGGACGTGGCCGGTCCTTCCGCAGTTACGTACGCCGGGTCCAGCTCATCTTCCAGGACCCGTTCGCCTCGCTGAACCCCGTGCACACCGTGCGCTACCACCTCACCCGGGCACTGAAGATCCACGGCCGGGCGGGCAGCGGCGAGGCGGAACTGGAACAGAACCTGACCGCTCTGCTGAACCGCGTCCAGCTGACTCCTCCTCATCAGTACCTGGACAAGTTCCCGCACGAGCTGTCGGGAGGTCAGCGCCAGCGCGTGGCCATCGCCCGCGCGCTCGGCGCCGACCCCCAGGTCCTCCTCGCCGACGAGCCCGTCTCGATGCTGGACGTCTCGATCCGGCTCGGGGTGCTCAACCTGCTCAAGGACCTCAAGGACCGCATGCACCTCGCGATCCTCTACATCACCCACGACATCGCCTCCGCCCGCTACTTCGCGGACTCCACGCTGGTGATGTACGCGGGCCGGATCGTGGAGGGCGGTGACAGCGAGACCGTCACCCAGCGCCCCGCACACCCCTACACCCAGCTGTTGATCGCCTCGGCGCCCGACCCGGACCGGGTGGTCGCCGAGGAGGAGCAGGAGGAGACCGGCAGCGGCGAGCCCCCCTCGCTCATCGCACCACCCGCCGGCTGCCGCTTCCACCCGCGCTGCCCCAAGGCGATGGAGCGCTGCCGCACCGAACTGCCGCCCCGCTTCGACCTGGCGGACGGCCAGTGGGCGGCCTGCTGGCTGTACGCCGACGGCGCCGGCCACACCAGTGACCACGAGAAGGAGGCCGCGAAGTGA
- the cimA gene encoding citramalate synthase, which translates to MTTKAKPTDDSFHVFDTTLRDGAQREGINLTVADKLTIARHLDNFGVGFIEGGWPGANPRDTEFFARAQQEIEFRNAELVAFGATRRAGGKAAEDPQVKALLESGAPVITLVAKSHDRHVELALRTTLEENLEMVRDTVSHLREQGRRVFVDCEHFFDGYRANAEYAKAVVRTASEAGADVVILCDTNGGMLPAQVQAVVATVLADTGARLGIHAQDDTGCAVANTLAAVDAGATHVQCTANGYGERVGNANLFPVVAALELKYGKTVLPEGALADMTRVSHAIAEVVNLAPSTHQPYVGVSAFAHKAGLHASAIKVDPDLYQHIDPALVGNTMRMLVSDMAGRASIELKSQELGIDLGGDRELVGRVVARVKERELKGYTYEAADASFELLLRAEAEGRVRRYFRTESWRAIVEDRPDGTHANEATVKLWAKGERIVATAEGNGPVNALDRALRVALERIYPQLAKLELVDYKVRILEGRTGTDSTTRVLITTGDGTADWSTVGVAENIIAASWQALEDAYTFGLLRAGIEPTE; encoded by the coding sequence ATGACCACAAAGGCCAAGCCCACCGACGACAGCTTCCACGTCTTCGACACCACGCTGCGCGACGGTGCACAGCGTGAAGGCATCAACCTGACGGTCGCCGACAAGCTCACCATCGCCCGGCACCTGGACAACTTCGGCGTCGGCTTCATCGAGGGCGGCTGGCCCGGCGCCAACCCCCGCGACACCGAGTTCTTCGCCCGCGCCCAGCAGGAGATCGAGTTCAGGAACGCCGAGCTGGTCGCCTTCGGCGCGACCCGCAGAGCGGGCGGCAAGGCGGCCGAGGACCCCCAGGTCAAGGCGCTGCTGGAGTCGGGCGCACCGGTGATCACACTGGTCGCCAAGTCCCACGACCGCCATGTGGAACTCGCCCTGCGCACCACGCTGGAGGAGAACCTGGAGATGGTCCGCGACACCGTCTCCCACCTCCGCGAACAGGGCCGCCGGGTCTTCGTCGACTGCGAGCACTTCTTCGACGGCTACCGCGCCAACGCCGAGTACGCCAAGGCCGTCGTCCGCACCGCGTCCGAGGCCGGCGCGGACGTCGTCATCCTCTGCGACACCAACGGCGGGATGCTCCCCGCCCAGGTCCAGGCCGTCGTCGCCACCGTCCTCGCCGACACCGGTGCCCGTCTGGGCATCCACGCCCAGGACGACACCGGCTGCGCCGTCGCCAACACCCTGGCCGCGGTCGACGCGGGCGCCACCCACGTCCAGTGCACCGCCAACGGCTACGGCGAACGGGTCGGCAACGCCAACCTCTTCCCCGTCGTCGCCGCGCTGGAGCTCAAGTACGGCAAGACCGTCCTGCCCGAGGGCGCGCTCGCCGACATGACCCGCGTCTCGCACGCCATCGCCGAGGTCGTCAACCTCGCTCCCTCCACCCACCAGCCCTACGTCGGTGTCTCGGCCTTCGCGCACAAGGCCGGGCTGCACGCCTCCGCGATCAAGGTCGACCCCGACCTCTACCAGCACATCGACCCCGCGCTGGTCGGCAACACCATGCGGATGCTCGTCTCCGACATGGCGGGCCGCGCCTCCATCGAGCTCAAGAGCCAGGAGCTCGGCATCGACCTCGGCGGCGACCGCGAGCTCGTCGGACGCGTCGTCGCACGGGTCAAGGAGCGCGAGCTCAAGGGCTACACCTACGAGGCGGCCGACGCCTCCTTCGAGCTGCTGTTGCGCGCCGAGGCGGAGGGCCGGGTACGCCGCTACTTCCGTACCGAGTCCTGGCGCGCCATCGTCGAGGACCGCCCCGACGGCACACACGCCAACGAGGCGACCGTGAAGCTCTGGGCCAAGGGCGAGCGCATCGTCGCCACCGCCGAGGGCAACGGCCCGGTCAACGCCCTGGACCGGGCGCTGCGGGTGGCCCTGGAGCGGATCTACCCGCAGCTCGCCAAGCTGGAGCTGGTGGACTACAAGGTCCGCATCCTGGAGGGGCGCACCGGCACCGACTCCACCACCCGGGTCCTGATCACCACCGGTGACGGCACCGCCGACTGGTCGACCGTCGGCGTCGCCGAGAACATCATCGCGGCGTCCTGGCAGGCCCTGGAGGACGCGTACACCTTCGGTCTGCTGCGGGCGGGGATCGAGCCGACGGAGTAG
- a CDS encoding ABC transporter substrate-binding protein: MSARRHHTLRAVALATAVVALAAGCSSANSNAKKSGSAASGILTLGKPDGPQTNNSNPFLNTSAGATLGYRYMIYEPLAMTSQIRPADKADPWLATEWKWDFNFTKVTFTLDDKAKWADGKPLTAEDVAFTFNLLKKHPALNGNGIAFDGVEVQGKKVVLTFEDSQYVNQNKIIQQFIVPKHIWEGVKNPETWPNRTPVGSGPYKLKTFTPQTTTLTATPTYWKGATKVKELRYSTYNDNSAATTALASGKLEWSFVFMPDYKKLYIAKDPKNHKLWFPSGLGIHGLWFNTARKPFDNPALRKAMAMVVDRNAIYTQAEATLYPEITNPTGIPLPAGESFLAPEYKKATTKPDVEGAKKILDKAGFTLSGGVLKDPSGKPVKLTFTDPAGWNDYITGLAIIKDNIKQLGIEAKVKTQTAEAWGADVANGNFDATLHWTNSGATPYDMYQNIMDGALLQPIGKASQLGNFGRFKSTEATEALKDFANATTDTTRINAMNALQKIMVEQAPMIPTAAAPIGAEYSTKNWVGWPTEADPYADPQHTQPSSLEVVLKLKPSK; the protein is encoded by the coding sequence ATGTCCGCACGCCGTCACCACACGCTCAGAGCGGTCGCGCTCGCCACCGCGGTGGTCGCGCTCGCCGCCGGATGCTCGTCAGCCAACTCGAACGCCAAGAAGAGCGGCAGTGCCGCGTCAGGCATCCTGACGCTGGGCAAGCCGGACGGGCCGCAGACGAACAACAGCAACCCGTTCCTCAACACCTCGGCGGGCGCCACCCTCGGCTACCGCTACATGATCTACGAGCCGCTGGCGATGACGAGCCAGATCCGGCCCGCCGACAAGGCCGACCCGTGGCTGGCGACGGAATGGAAGTGGGACTTCAACTTCACCAAGGTCACCTTCACCCTCGACGACAAGGCCAAGTGGGCCGACGGCAAGCCGCTGACCGCCGAGGACGTGGCGTTCACCTTCAACCTGCTGAAGAAGCACCCGGCGCTCAACGGCAACGGCATAGCCTTCGACGGGGTCGAGGTCCAGGGCAAGAAGGTCGTGCTGACCTTCGAGGACTCGCAGTACGTCAACCAGAACAAGATCATTCAGCAGTTCATCGTGCCCAAGCACATCTGGGAAGGCGTCAAGAACCCGGAGACCTGGCCCAACCGCACCCCCGTCGGCTCGGGTCCGTACAAGCTGAAGACGTTCACCCCGCAGACCACCACCCTGACCGCCACGCCCACGTACTGGAAGGGCGCGACGAAGGTCAAGGAGCTGCGCTACAGCACGTACAACGACAACAGCGCCGCGACCACCGCACTGGCCAGCGGCAAGCTCGAGTGGTCGTTCGTCTTCATGCCGGACTACAAGAAGCTGTACATCGCCAAGGACCCCAAGAACCACAAGCTGTGGTTCCCCTCCGGGCTCGGCATCCACGGACTGTGGTTCAACACCGCCCGCAAGCCGTTCGACAACCCGGCGCTGCGCAAGGCCATGGCGATGGTCGTCGACCGCAACGCGATCTACACCCAGGCCGAGGCGACCCTCTACCCGGAGATCACCAACCCGACCGGCATCCCGCTGCCCGCCGGTGAGTCCTTCCTCGCCCCCGAGTACAAGAAGGCCACCACGAAGCCCGATGTCGAGGGCGCCAAGAAGATCCTCGACAAGGCCGGCTTCACGCTCAGCGGCGGAGTGCTGAAGGACCCGAGCGGCAAGCCGGTGAAGCTGACCTTCACCGACCCGGCCGGCTGGAACGACTACATCACCGGCCTCGCGATCATCAAGGACAACATCAAGCAGCTCGGCATCGAGGCCAAGGTCAAGACGCAGACCGCCGAGGCCTGGGGAGCGGACGTGGCCAACGGCAACTTCGACGCCACCCTGCACTGGACCAACAGCGGCGCCACCCCGTACGACATGTACCAGAACATCATGGACGGCGCGCTGCTCCAGCCCATCGGCAAGGCCTCCCAGCTCGGCAACTTCGGCCGCTTCAAGAGCACCGAGGCAACCGAGGCGCTGAAGGACTTCGCCAACGCCACGACCGACACCACGCGCATCAACGCGATGAACGCGCTGCAGAAGATCATGGTCGAGCAGGCGCCGATGATCCCCACCGCCGCCGCCCCCATCGGGGCCGAGTACTCCACCAAGAACTGGGTGGGCTGGCCCACCGAGGCCGACCCGTACGCCGACCCGCAGCACACCCAGCCCTCGTCGCTGGAAGTCGTGCTGAAGCTCAAGCCGTCGAAGTAA
- a CDS encoding ABC transporter permease gives MAVTATEVAVLDATETPAPSKRTFRFLRGRKTVVGLCILLFFVLIAVIGPWIAPYDPDTMGKELLQPPSGAHWFGTTQTGQDVLSQILVGTRGVLVVGFIAGTLATILSVLIGVSAGFLGGTADEVLSLLSNVFLVIPGLPLIIIIASFVSDAGDLLIATVIALTSWAWGARVLRAQTLSLRRRDYVEAARATGESTWRIILFEVMPNLTAVIASGFVGTVIFAVLSEITLAFIGVADISDWNWGTVLFWAQSNQALAQGAWWWFVPAGLCIALLGMSLALINFGIDEFVNPRLRTETGGSRKVRMRVGFTPVARGTDHAAARGRHHKETRS, from the coding sequence ATGGCCGTCACCGCCACAGAGGTCGCTGTACTCGATGCCACCGAGACCCCGGCCCCCAGCAAGCGCACGTTCCGGTTCCTGCGCGGCCGCAAGACCGTCGTCGGACTCTGCATCCTGCTCTTCTTCGTGCTGATCGCCGTCATCGGCCCGTGGATCGCCCCCTACGACCCGGACACCATGGGCAAGGAACTGCTCCAGCCGCCGTCCGGGGCCCACTGGTTCGGCACCACCCAGACCGGTCAGGACGTGCTCTCGCAGATCCTCGTCGGCACCCGCGGCGTTCTGGTCGTCGGCTTCATCGCCGGGACTCTCGCCACGATCCTCTCGGTGCTGATCGGCGTCAGCGCCGGCTTCCTCGGCGGCACCGCCGACGAGGTGCTCTCGCTGCTCTCCAACGTCTTCCTGGTCATCCCCGGACTGCCGCTGATCATCATCATCGCCAGCTTCGTCTCCGACGCGGGCGACCTGCTGATCGCGACCGTCATCGCCCTGACCTCCTGGGCCTGGGGAGCGCGGGTGCTGCGCGCCCAGACGCTCTCGCTGCGCCGCCGGGACTACGTCGAGGCGGCCCGTGCCACCGGTGAGTCGACCTGGCGGATCATCCTGTTCGAGGTGATGCCCAACCTGACCGCCGTCATCGCCTCCGGCTTCGTCGGCACGGTCATCTTCGCCGTCCTCTCCGAGATCACCCTCGCCTTCATCGGCGTCGCCGACATCTCCGACTGGAACTGGGGGACCGTCCTGTTCTGGGCGCAGTCCAACCAGGCCCTGGCCCAGGGCGCGTGGTGGTGGTTCGTCCCGGCCGGGCTCTGCATCGCCCTGCTCGGCATGTCCCTCGCACTGATCAACTTCGGCATCGACGAGTTCGTCAACCCGCGCCTGCGCACCGAGACCGGCGGCTCCCGCAAGGTCCGGATGCGGGTCGGTTTCACCCCCGTGGCACGCGGCACGGACCACGCCGCGGCGCGCGGCAGGCACCACAAGGAGACCCGCTCATGA
- a CDS encoding ricin-type beta-trefoil lectin domain protein has translation MIRSGRAVRVLLAAALATAGLTGLSSGAAQAAGETVGIALTTTDDAGGRHVTRGLAAQTPVAFEAGNGGGGTNITVDENTRYQTFTGGGASFTDTAAYLMKSSGALSQATRDATMKKLFSPTDGIGLSFVRNPMGGSDLARTGYTYDDVPAGQTDPTLGKFSIAHDLQDVLPLTKQARELNPALTTVASPWTAPAWMKDNGQLNGGWLKAENYGAYADYFVKYLQAYRGQGVPVDYVTAQNEPTCCSGYPSMSWNGSGLAYFTKSELLPKLQSAGLSTKVLAHDWNWDTYDEYAAATVNDAAVRNHPNFGGVAWHGYGGDVAKQTAVHNQYPTMDAFQTEHSGGTWIADQQREDMLNIIDYTRNWAKSVTKWSLAVDQNRGPHNGGCGTCDGLITVHNGDGRSGQVDYNIEYYTMGHLTKFVRPGASRIASTASSTVPNVAWRNPDGSKALIAYNGGGSAQQITVNWGGSKFSYSLPARTSATFTWSGTPSGSAGTSGALTSGGKCLDATGNTAADGTPAQLWDCTGAANQRWTLPGDGSVRTLGACLDVAGGSTANGAKVQLYTCNGSGAQRWTYDASTGDIVNTAAGKCLDVIDRSTANGARTQIWTCTGTSNQKWHLG, from the coding sequence ATGATCCGATCAGGAAGAGCCGTACGGGTGCTGCTCGCCGCAGCGCTCGCGACTGCCGGTCTCACCGGGCTCTCGTCCGGCGCCGCCCAGGCCGCGGGCGAGACGGTCGGCATCGCGCTGACCACCACCGATGACGCCGGCGGCCGGCATGTCACCCGGGGCCTGGCGGCCCAGACCCCGGTCGCCTTCGAAGCCGGGAACGGAGGCGGCGGTACGAACATCACCGTCGACGAGAACACCCGGTACCAGACCTTCACCGGCGGCGGCGCCTCGTTCACCGACACCGCCGCGTACCTGATGAAGAGCAGCGGGGCGCTGAGCCAGGCGACCCGCGACGCCACGATGAAGAAGCTGTTCTCCCCCACGGACGGCATCGGGCTCTCGTTCGTACGCAATCCGATGGGCGGCTCGGACCTGGCCAGGACCGGCTACACGTACGACGACGTCCCCGCCGGGCAGACCGACCCGACGCTCGGGAAGTTCTCGATCGCACACGATCTGCAGGACGTGCTCCCGCTCACCAAACAGGCCAGGGAGCTGAACCCCGCGCTGACGACGGTGGCGTCCCCGTGGACGGCTCCGGCGTGGATGAAGGACAACGGGCAGCTGAACGGCGGCTGGCTGAAGGCGGAGAACTACGGCGCGTACGCCGACTACTTCGTGAAGTACCTCCAGGCGTACCGGGGCCAGGGCGTGCCGGTCGACTACGTCACCGCGCAGAACGAGCCGACCTGCTGTTCCGGCTACCCCTCGATGAGCTGGAACGGCTCCGGGCTCGCCTACTTCACCAAGAGCGAGCTGCTGCCGAAACTCCAGTCGGCCGGCCTGTCCACCAAGGTGCTGGCCCACGACTGGAACTGGGACACCTACGACGAGTACGCCGCGGCCACGGTGAACGACGCGGCGGTGCGCAACCACCCCAACTTCGGCGGGGTCGCATGGCACGGGTACGGCGGTGACGTCGCCAAGCAGACGGCGGTGCACAACCAGTACCCCACGATGGACGCCTTCCAGACCGAGCACTCGGGCGGCACCTGGATCGCCGACCAGCAGCGCGAGGACATGCTGAACATCATCGATTACACCCGCAACTGGGCGAAGTCGGTGACCAAGTGGTCCCTGGCCGTGGACCAGAACCGCGGCCCGCACAACGGCGGCTGCGGCACCTGCGACGGGCTGATCACCGTGCACAACGGGGACGGCCGCAGCGGACAGGTCGACTACAACATCGAGTACTACACGATGGGCCACCTGACCAAGTTCGTCCGCCCGGGAGCCTCCCGGATCGCCTCCACGGCCAGCTCCACCGTGCCCAATGTCGCCTGGCGCAACCCGGACGGCTCGAAGGCGCTGATCGCGTACAACGGCGGCGGTTCGGCGCAGCAGATCACCGTCAACTGGGGCGGCAGCAAGTTCAGTTACTCGCTGCCCGCGCGCACGTCGGCGACCTTCACCTGGTCCGGCACCCCGTCCGGCTCGGCGGGCACCTCGGGAGCCCTGACGTCGGGCGGCAAGTGCCTGGACGCGACCGGCAACACGGCCGCCGACGGCACCCCGGCCCAGCTCTGGGACTGCACCGGCGCGGCGAACCAGCGCTGGACGCTCCCGGGCGACGGATCCGTCCGGACCCTGGGCGCCTGCCTGGACGTCGCGGGCGGCTCCACGGCCAACGGTGCGAAGGTCCAGCTGTACACCTGCAACGGTTCCGGGGCGCAGCGCTGGACGTACGACGCGTCCACCGGCGACATCGTCAACACGGCCGCGGGCAAGTGCCTGGACGTGATCGACCGGTCGACGGCGAACGGGGCCCGCACCCAGATCTGGACGTGCACGGGGACGTCCAACCAGAAGTGGCACCTGGGGTAG
- a CDS encoding ABC transporter ATP-binding protein, translated as MSEPVLTISGLNVDYGTGSAAVHALRDIDLTLHRGEVLGLAGESGSGKSTLAYAVTRLLSPPGVITGGEVRYHRPGGESLDLLTLSAPELRAFRWQELSIVFQGAMNSLNPVHTVHSQLTDVLQAHRPEMKRAERTARAVELLRLVGISADRLGAYPHQLSGGMRQRVMIAMALALEPEIVIMDEPTTALDVVMQRQILRQLVKLREELGFSVVFITHDISLLIEFSDRIAIMYGGRIVEEAGSSDIYRDPRHPYSDGLLHSFPALHGPRRELSGIPGSPPHLSAMPAGCAFHPRCAKKVEGCDTHVPVLAAPSGDGSRSVACWLHREAPAAARS; from the coding sequence ATGAGCGAGCCCGTCCTCACCATCAGCGGCCTCAACGTCGACTACGGCACCGGGTCCGCCGCCGTGCACGCGCTGCGCGACATCGACCTCACCCTGCACCGGGGCGAAGTCCTCGGCCTCGCGGGCGAGTCGGGCTCCGGCAAGTCGACCCTGGCGTACGCCGTCACCCGGCTGCTCTCCCCGCCCGGCGTGATCACCGGCGGCGAGGTCCGCTACCACCGGCCCGGCGGCGAATCGCTCGACCTGCTGACCCTGTCGGCCCCCGAACTGCGGGCCTTCCGCTGGCAGGAGCTGTCGATCGTCTTCCAGGGCGCGATGAACTCCCTCAACCCGGTCCACACGGTCCACAGCCAGCTCACCGACGTACTCCAGGCCCACCGCCCGGAGATGAAGCGGGCCGAACGCACCGCACGAGCCGTGGAGTTGCTGAGGCTCGTCGGGATCTCCGCCGACCGGCTCGGGGCCTACCCGCACCAGCTCTCCGGCGGAATGCGCCAGCGCGTGATGATCGCGATGGCCCTCGCGCTGGAACCCGAGATCGTCATCATGGACGAGCCCACGACGGCCCTGGACGTCGTCATGCAGCGCCAGATCCTGCGCCAGCTGGTCAAGCTCCGTGAGGAGCTCGGCTTCTCGGTCGTCTTCATCACGCACGACATCTCGCTCCTGATCGAGTTCTCCGACCGGATCGCGATCATGTACGGCGGCCGGATCGTCGAGGAGGCCGGTTCCTCCGACATCTACCGGGACCCCCGCCACCCCTACAGCGACGGGCTGCTGCACTCCTTCCCCGCCCTGCACGGCCCCCGCCGCGAACTCAGCGGCATCCCGGGCTCGCCCCCGCACCTGTCCGCGATGCCCGCCGGCTGCGCCTTCCACCCCCGCTGCGCCAAGAAGGTCGAGGGCTGCGACACCCATGTCCCGGTGCTGGCCGCACCCAGCGGGGACGGCTCCCGTTCGGTGGCCTGCTGGCTCCACCGGGAGGCCCCGGCCGCCGCCCGCTCGTAG
- a CDS encoding LacI family DNA-binding transcriptional regulator yields MRVTIADVAREAGVSKTTVSRVINTKGEVDGSTAARVREVIAQLGYVPSSGAVGLARGSSRTVGMLVPSLTWPWMGEVLQGVVDTVEAADYGLLLFTCNRGAESVKRFTSQVSARAFDGLVVVEPENTLDHLTELHRDGLPIVLIDDRGHHPEFPSVVTTNHEGGASAARHLRAAGRTRPLVITGPQDFGCVRDRLAGFLSVLPTDLVVRGDFTEICGRLAVEQLLASGTEFDSVFAHNDVTAAGVLRALRLAGRSVPGDIAVVGFDDIPMAEHTEPPLTTVRQPTRQMGETAARMLLSHLGGTAVPDAPVVLPTELVVRHSAP; encoded by the coding sequence ATGCGTGTCACCATCGCTGATGTCGCCCGCGAGGCCGGCGTCAGCAAGACGACCGTGTCCCGGGTCATCAACACCAAGGGCGAAGTGGACGGTTCAACGGCCGCCCGTGTTCGTGAAGTGATCGCACAGCTCGGTTATGTGCCCAGTTCGGGCGCCGTCGGACTGGCCCGCGGCAGCAGCCGTACGGTCGGCATGCTGGTGCCCTCGCTGACCTGGCCGTGGATGGGCGAGGTGCTTCAGGGTGTCGTCGACACCGTCGAGGCCGCCGACTACGGGCTGCTGCTCTTCACCTGCAACCGCGGGGCCGAGTCCGTGAAGCGCTTCACCAGCCAGGTGTCGGCGCGGGCCTTCGACGGACTGGTCGTGGTCGAACCCGAGAACACCCTCGACCACCTCACCGAACTGCACCGCGACGGCCTTCCGATCGTGCTGATCGACGATCGCGGCCACCACCCCGAGTTTCCCTCCGTCGTGACCACCAACCACGAAGGAGGCGCGTCGGCCGCCCGTCATCTGCGGGCTGCCGGCCGCACCAGGCCCCTGGTCATCACGGGCCCCCAGGACTTCGGCTGCGTACGTGACCGGCTTGCGGGATTCCTCTCCGTCCTGCCGACCGACCTTGTCGTCCGCGGGGACTTCACCGAGATCTGCGGCCGGCTGGCCGTGGAGCAACTCCTCGCCTCCGGCACGGAGTTCGACTCGGTCTTCGCGCACAACGACGTCACCGCGGCGGGCGTGCTGCGGGCACTGCGCCTCGCTGGACGTTCCGTTCCCGGTGACATCGCGGTGGTCGGCTTCGACGACATCCCGATGGCCGAGCACACCGAACCGCCGCTGACCACCGTGCGCCAGCCCACCCGGCAGATGGGTGAGACGGCCGCACGGATGCTGCTCTCCCACCTCGGCGGCACGGCCGTACCCGATGCACCGGTCGTGCTGCCCACCGAACTGGTCGTGCGCCACTCGGCGCCCTAG
- a CDS encoding ABC transporter permease — MKYLFQRLAFYLVTAWAAITINFLIPRLMPGDPVQALIARFQGQLDTSAIASLKALFGLDKQQSLWQQYTDYWGHLLDGDLGLSFTFFPTPVSEVIAQSLPWTLALVGITTLISFVLGTGIGVFTGWRRGSWMDSLLPVTTFISAIPYFWLGLIAIWLFATKWPLFPASDGYDNSLVPAFDWPFISSALYHGVLPGLTIVLSAVAGWILGMRNMMVTVSSEDYVMVAQAKGLSERRVMFGYAARNAILPNISGFALSLGFIVGGTLLVEMVFSYPGIGYQLFQGVGAKDYPLMQGVFLIITLSVLAANLLADVLYMLLDPRTRREA, encoded by the coding sequence GTGAAGTACCTGTTCCAGAGGCTCGCCTTCTACCTGGTCACCGCGTGGGCCGCGATCACCATCAACTTCCTCATCCCGCGGCTGATGCCCGGCGACCCGGTGCAGGCCCTCATCGCCCGCTTCCAGGGACAGCTGGACACCAGCGCCATCGCCTCCCTCAAGGCCCTCTTCGGCCTGGACAAGCAACAGTCGCTCTGGCAGCAGTACACCGACTACTGGGGCCATCTGCTCGACGGTGACCTCGGCCTGTCCTTCACCTTCTTCCCCACCCCGGTGAGCGAGGTCATCGCCCAGTCGCTGCCGTGGACGCTCGCGCTCGTCGGCATCACCACGCTGATCAGCTTCGTGCTCGGCACCGGGATCGGCGTGTTCACCGGCTGGCGGCGCGGCTCCTGGATGGACAGCCTGCTGCCCGTCACCACGTTCATCTCCGCGATTCCGTACTTCTGGCTCGGCCTCATCGCGATCTGGCTGTTCGCCACGAAGTGGCCGCTCTTCCCGGCGTCGGACGGCTACGACAACTCGCTGGTGCCCGCCTTCGACTGGCCGTTCATCTCCAGCGCGCTCTACCACGGGGTGCTGCCCGGCCTCACCATCGTGCTCAGCGCGGTGGCCGGCTGGATCCTCGGCATGCGCAACATGATGGTGACGGTCTCCTCCGAGGACTACGTCATGGTCGCCCAGGCCAAGGGGCTCTCCGAGCGCCGGGTGATGTTCGGGTACGCCGCCCGCAACGCGATCCTGCCCAACATCTCCGGCTTCGCCCTCTCGCTCGGCTTCATCGTCGGCGGCACCCTGCTGGTGGAGATGGTCTTCTCCTACCCCGGCATCGGCTACCAGCTCTTCCAGGGCGTGGGCGCCAAGGACTACCCCCTCATGCAGGGCGTCTTCCTGATCATCACGCTCTCCGTCCTGGCGGCGAACCTCCTCGCCGACGTGCTCTACATGCTCCTCGACCCCCGTACCCGAAGGGAGGCCTAG